The Salvelinus namaycush isolate Seneca chromosome 13, SaNama_1.0, whole genome shotgun sequence genome includes a region encoding these proteins:
- the pou3f3a gene encoding POU domain, class 3, transcription factor 3-A translates to MATATSSPYLASNRILSTGSIVHSDRGVGDMQPGSTAVTSVSGGYRGDSSVKMVQSDFMQGAIATSNGGHMLSHAHQWVTSLPHAAAAAAAVAGAEAGSPWPPGPVGMTGSPQLQDVKRNSGREDLHSGSALHHRSSHLGSHQAHPGAWGGTSSAHISSISEVQQQQQSLMYSQTGGFTVNGMLSSPGSRSLMHPGMVRGESPELDHGSHHHHHHHHQHPHHPQHHVGVSHDAQSDEDTPTSDDLEHFAKQFKQRRIKLGFTQADVGLALGTLYGNVFSQTTICRFEALQLSFKNMCKLKPLLNKWLEEADSTTGSPTSIDKIAAQGRKRKKRTSIEVSVKGALESHFLKSPKPAAQEITSLADSLQLEKEVVRVWFCNRRQKEKRMTPPGLPHSPEDEYSQVDNMSAGTPSPSMDCKRMFSDT, encoded by the coding sequence ATGGCAACAGCCACCTCCAGTCCATACCTGGCCAGCAATAGGATCCTGTCCACCGGCTCCATCGTGCACTCAGACCGGGGGGTCGGTGACATGCAGCCGGGGAGCACTGCTGTCACCTCGGTGTCGGGCGGATACAGAGGGGACTCCTCGGTGAAGATGGTGCAGAGTGACTTCATGCAGGGCGCTATTGCGACGAGCAACGGGGGACACATGTTAAGCCATGCCCACCAGTGGGTGACATCCCTGCCTCACGCCGCCGCTGCAGCAGCCGCAGTGGCAGGTGCCGAAGCTGGTTCTCCCTGGCCCCCCGGCCCGGTGGGAATGACAGGCAGCCCGCAGCTGCAGGACGTGAAGAGAAACTCCGGCAGAGAGGACCTGCACTCGGGCTCCGCTCTACACCATAGGTCTTCGCATCTGGGCTCCCACCAGGCACACCCAGGAGCCTGGGGAGGCACCTCATCCGCTCACATCTCCAGCATCTCCGAAgtacagcagcagcaacagtcgCTGATGTACTCCCAGACCGGGGGATTCACGGTTAACGGGATGCTCAGCTCACCGGGTAGTAGAAGCCTAATGCACCCGGGGATGGTGAGGGGGGAATCCCCTGAACTCGACCACGGCagccaccatcatcaccaccaccaccaccagcatcCACATCATCCGCAGCACCACGTCGGGGTGAGCCATGACGCTCAGTCCGACGAGGATACGCCAACCTCGGACGACCTGGAGCACTTCGCCAAACAGTTCAAACAGCGCCGGATCAAACTGGGCTTTACACAAGCGGACGTGGGATTGGCGCTGGGCACCCTGTACGGAAACGTCTTCTCACAGACCACGATATGCAGGTTCGAGGCCCTGCAGCTGAGCTTCAAGAACATGTGCAAGCTGAAGCCGCTGCTCAACAAATGGCTGGAGGAAGCTGACTCGACCACCGGTAGCCCCACCAGCATCGATAAGATCGCGGCGCAGGGCAGGAAGAGGAAAAAGCGCACGTCTATCGAGGTGAGCGTCAAAGGAGCTTTGGAGAGCCACTTTCTCAAAAGCCCCAAACCAGCAGCCCAGGAGATCACCTCTCTGGCGGACAGTTTACAGCTGGAGAAGGAGGTGGTCCGGGTCTGGTTCTGCAACCGCAGGCAGAAGGAGAAGAGGATGACGCCGCCGGGGCTGCCACACAGCCCGGAGGACGAGTACTCCCAGGTCGACAACATGAGCGCAGGCACACCGTCACCTTCCATGGACTGCAAGCGAATGTTCAGCGATACGTGA